Within the Hevea brasiliensis isolate MT/VB/25A 57/8 chromosome 2, ASM3005281v1, whole genome shotgun sequence genome, the region GTTCCTTTGAAAAAGAGAAGGGAGAAACAGAATCAGGAACCCCAAAAATAAAAGTATGTGAAAAAAAAACACAAAACAAAGCACAACCTTGGTATACCATCCCACctaaagagaaaaaagaaaaaaaataaaagagctcTTAGAAGAAGTTGAAGTTGTTGAATCTCAAGCTTCCATAGCTTGTACTGCAGGCATAGGCGTTGAGAAGTTCATTTTGTGCAGACCAGAAATCAGCTTTCAGACCTCCTCTTCTTATGGCTTTAAGTATTTTGTTTCTATGTGCATATCCTGTAACCACCACCTTCTGGCTATTAGCATCCACTTCTACCTTTTCTATTCCTGTAATTGAACACAAGGGCCATTAGATACTCCACCAATTAATAGAAaagattttttatatatatgaatACTGACCTTTCAATTTTGACAGAGACTTCCTGAGTCTTTTCTCATGTATGCCCACCATCTCCACCTTCAATTCAACACTCTGCAAAATGGTATTACATGCATTACTAAAAATTCATAAAGAAAGAAAATCAGTGCCAGAGCATAAAGAGAGAATTGGGTAAAGACAATTGGCTAAAACTAGTTAGAGAAGTTGATGGGTTCTGTACGCAGTCTTGATTGATGTGATTAGGTCATTTGAATTGACTAAAGGCAATAAGCTAAGCTAGAAGTTCTAAAATCCATATATATAAGTATGGTAGCTAGATTGAGACTAATATAACACTGCACTAAAGGAATAAAAAAAACTACCTCCATGAAGAACAGTGATTGGAGATGATGATATGGATTATAAAACAAAAGAACAATCTGCAGATGATGATGAGATGGGAGCAGAAAAGTGCAAGAAACaaaagaataaatgatattggaAGCTACAAATGGAATGATGAGTTGGGAATGAATGCAACAGACAGGGAATGTCAGGCTCATATATACAGCCGAGGGGGACATGAAAAAAGATGGAATAAACAGTAAAGTGGGTTTTGGGTCATGGTTTCTTCTCTTTGCTTTTTCAAAGGGAAACAAAACCAGATAACAAGAAAACCGTTAATATCGAGAGTTGGGCTTAACCCTTGATGTATTATAGAGCTCAAGCTTCAAGAATCAAGATTCAAGACTCACAGACAAAAGAGTTCCCTCTGCACAAAGCAATGCGAGTCTCAAGCATTTGAAATGATTGTGTTTGACGGGTCAAACACAAACTTTTTTCTTCGGAGGATCTGTGGGGTTGGCAAATGCTGCAGTTGGTATGGTCTAAAGAGAGAATCATGACTGTCCATCTGGCATACCTATGTTATTCTTTGCTTCATCATGAGGCACTTGTTCCCTATTATGTTATGATGATTAAGTACCGTAGTTAAAGATTTGCGTTGCCGTCTGTGAAAaacggaaaagaaagaaaagaaaagggaagaGCATTAGAGCAAGAACAACTGTACATATACATGCTCGAGAATAATTAAACCATAGAGCAAGTTTGTATTTTTTTCAAATAGAGATTTTTGCTTAGTCAATAATAGattctttctctttttctcttttaattttattgatcagGATGATGTAGAAACCCTTTTATCAAATCCAATAATAGAGTTTGGATTGCCCTTGGAAAGCGCAAGTTCACTATTATTTTCTTGAGGCTAATAGACTCTGGATTCAGACCTGGGGAGGTATGTTCTGCACAATCCCTCCGTTACAGTTATGGATCtcttaaattttgactatttttattaatttgaatcAAAACTGTTCAATTCGGTCTCATTAATGAACAATGAAGAGAGAATTTCTGTTTGGTTCGAACCCTTAAATTTCAATCTgattctaattttaaatttatccgAATTGATACCCAAATGGTGACCTGATATAGTAGAAAGCATTGGGAGACCTACTGTAGCATCTAAGAAGGTGATGAAGCAAATGTTGATGTTGGGAAGAAGAGAGCTGGCAGAGAGACAAAGGGAAGATTCGATTCCAGATGTTTGGGATCAAGGTGAAGAAACATTGGAATCTGGGATCTCTTTGAATTTACGGGGTACATTTCCCAAGAATCACATCACATCTCCCGATTTCGATTGGTCATAGTCATACCCTTCATCTTCCAGTACTCTTTTTTAATTGG harbors:
- the LOC110669264 gene encoding heavy metal-associated isoprenylated plant protein 30 gives rise to the protein MSPSAVYMSLTFPVCCIHSQLIIPFVASNIIYSFVSCTFLLPSHHHLQIVLLFYNPYHHLQSLFFMESVELKVEMVGIHEKRLRKSLSKLKGIEKVEVDANSQKVVVTGYAHRNKILKAIRRGGLKADFWSAQNELLNAYACSTSYGSLRFNNFNFF